A genomic region of Caldicellulosiruptor acetigenus contains the following coding sequences:
- a CDS encoding transposase yields MFNTKPKQLSFLDLFSHLKASALYKPESLLGLFNKFIDLSQFIPDSFYKAYYKYFGKHRSFSLESMLCAFFIQKILKLNTITQLRAVLFKSYELRTFCNFENVPSISTFSRFRKLFALEIEKLFNNIALFAHNIAFEHCPDLASTLIFDTTGLEPKVRENNPKFFQSLLRKTSKANPDLETNQVYSLVYSSLSKTSAANSNIRLMFINGHFCYALKFAVITNALGLPLAIHPLFNIDSSNSDPIEDKAVSDSKALLPCLEKLFSYIPNNFSTFSADSALDSANIYSTLKNSFNFSKIVIPLNKRANKNSTTSDPNIIISEDGIPICQKFNLPFKPEGICQGKNRSERFKWVCPLSSYKDGKRVCSCPQPCTSSKSGRMFYTYPDNLRSFPGINRNSQKFLNLYKKRVVIEQTIAHLKSYMGSDILPTRDHISLFSDFLLSAVSFLLLFILAHNIKLHCSKLTIKKLNKLKKLIA; encoded by the coding sequence ATGTTCAACACTAAACCTAAACAACTTTCTTTCCTAGATCTATTCTCCCACCTAAAGGCTTCGGCTCTCTACAAGCCTGAAAGCCTTTTGGGCTTGTTCAATAAATTCATCGACCTGTCTCAATTCATCCCTGACTCATTCTACAAAGCCTACTACAAATATTTCGGCAAACACAGAAGTTTCTCTTTAGAATCCATGCTCTGCGCTTTCTTCATCCAAAAAATCCTCAAACTTAATACTATCACCCAGCTCCGTGCTGTTCTATTTAAATCTTATGAACTTCGTACATTCTGCAACTTTGAAAATGTGCCCTCTATTTCTACCTTCTCAAGGTTTAGAAAACTCTTTGCACTTGAAATCGAAAAATTGTTCAATAACATCGCTCTTTTCGCTCATAACATAGCTTTTGAGCATTGCCCAGATTTAGCTTCTACTCTAATATTCGATACTACAGGCCTTGAACCTAAAGTCCGGGAAAATAACCCTAAATTCTTTCAATCTCTACTGCGTAAAACTTCTAAGGCTAACCCTGACCTCGAAACTAACCAGGTGTACTCTCTTGTTTATTCTTCTTTGTCCAAAACATCCGCCGCTAATTCTAATATCCGCCTTATGTTCATAAACGGTCATTTTTGTTATGCACTCAAATTCGCTGTCATTACAAATGCTCTCGGTCTTCCTCTGGCTATCCATCCTCTGTTCAATATAGATTCATCAAACTCTGACCCTATTGAAGATAAAGCTGTCTCTGATTCAAAAGCTTTGCTACCTTGCCTTGAAAAACTTTTTTCATACATCCCTAATAACTTCTCTACTTTTAGCGCTGATAGTGCCTTGGATTCTGCTAACATTTATTCCACTTTAAAAAACTCTTTCAATTTCTCTAAAATCGTTATCCCTCTAAACAAAAGAGCTAACAAAAACTCTACTACCTCTGACCCCAATATCATTATCTCAGAAGATGGTATCCCCATATGTCAAAAATTCAATCTGCCTTTTAAACCAGAAGGCATTTGCCAGGGTAAAAATCGTTCAGAGCGTTTTAAATGGGTCTGCCCTTTGTCTTCATACAAAGATGGCAAACGTGTCTGCTCTTGCCCTCAGCCCTGTACTTCCTCTAAATCAGGCAGAATGTTTTATACATACCCTGATAACCTTCGTTCTTTCCCTGGCATCAACAGAAACTCTCAAAAATTCTTAAACCTCTACAAAAAACGTGTCGTCATTGAACAAACCATCGCTCACCTTAAATCCTACATGGGCTCTGACATCCTGCCAACACGCGACCATATTTCTCTGTTTTCTGATTTCCTTTTGTCTGCTGTGTCTTTCCTCTTGCTATTTATTCTCGCTCATAATATTAAGCTTCATTGCTCTAAGCTTACTATTAAAAAACTTAATAAACTCAAAAAACTTATTGCTTAA
- a CDS encoding WG repeat-containing protein, whose product MFCVVMILVTSFYLVFAAQSSAKSTSKVQTEVLAGGKFLLIKPQFDWVGPFSEGLAAVYLNDRWGFIDKTGKFIVSPQFDEVKGFKEGLAAVKQNGKYGFIDKAGKIVIKPQFDLVGDFSEGLAAVKQSGKCGYINKTGRFVIKPQFDDVGNFSEGLAIVKQNGKCGYIDKTGRYVIKPQFNVASGFLGSIALVLQDGKCGFIDKTGKFVIKPQFDDVYFWFSEGLAPVKQNGKWGYINKTGKIVIKPQFDEAGDFNEGLAVVKKNGKMGYIDKTGKFIIKPQFNEAGTFSEGLAPVKQNGKWGYIDKTGRFVIKPQFDNAYWFSEGLAVVEQGGKYGFVDKTGKIIIEPQFYYVKDFREGSAIIGQDDKYGFIIKLK is encoded by the coding sequence TTGTTTTGTGTTGTAATGATTTTAGTTACAAGTTTTTATTTAGTATTTGCGGCTCAAAGCAGTGCAAAATCGACATCAAAGGTTCAAACAGAAGTATTAGCTGGTGGTAAGTTTTTGTTAATTAAACCTCAATTCGATTGGGTTGGGCCTTTTTCAGAAGGTTTAGCGGCAGTTTATCTTAATGACAGATGGGGTTTTATAGATAAGACAGGTAAGTTCATAGTTAGTCCTCAATTTGATGAGGTTAAGGGTTTTAAGGAAGGATTAGCAGCAGTTAAGCAGAATGGGAAATATGGTTTTATAGATAAGGCGGGTAAGATTGTTATTAAACCTCAATTCGATTTGGTTGGGGATTTTAGTGAAGGATTAGCAGCAGTTAAGCAGAGTGGGAAATGTGGTTATATAAACAAGACAGGCAGGTTTGTTATTAAACCTCAATTTGATGATGTTGGAAATTTCAGTGAAGGTTTAGCAATAGTTAAGCAGAATGGCAAATGTGGTTATATAGACAAGACAGGTAGATATGTTATTAAACCTCAATTTAATGTTGCTTCTGGGTTTTTGGGTAGTATAGCATTAGTTTTGCAGGATGGTAAATGTGGCTTTATAGATAAGACAGGTAAGTTTGTTATTAAACCTCAATTTGATGATGTTTATTTTTGGTTCTCAGAAGGTTTAGCACCGGTTAAGCAGAATGGAAAATGGGGATATATAAATAAAACAGGCAAGATTGTTATTAAACCTCAATTCGATGAAGCTGGAGATTTTAATGAAGGTTTAGCAGTAGTTAAGAAAAATGGGAAAATGGGTTATATAGATAAAACAGGCAAATTTATTATTAAACCTCAATTCAATGAAGCTGGGACTTTTTCAGAAGGTTTAGCACCGGTTAAGCAGAATGGGAAATGGGGTTATATAGATAAAACAGGCAGGTTTGTTATTAAACCTCAATTCGATAATGCCTATTGGTTTTCAGAAGGTTTAGCAGTAGTTGAGCAGGGTGGAAAATATGGTTTTGTAGATAAGACAGGTAAAATTATTATTGAACCTCAATTTTATTATGTTAAGGATTTTAGGGAGGGTTCAGCAATTATTGGGCAAGATGACAAATATGGTTTTATAATTAAGCTTAAATAG
- a CDS encoding transposase: MFKNKPNQLSFLDLYSHIKASALYKPESLLGLFNKFIDLSNYIPSSFYKAYYKYFGKHRYFSLESMLLCFFVQKILKLNTLTQLRAVLLNSYELRSFCNLHGNVPSISTFSRFRKIFASEIQKLFQNISIHAHNISIQQCPELASILIFDTTGIVPKVRENNPKFIQSLLKNTSKANPELSSDKIYSLVYSSLPKTANANSNIRLMFVNGHFCWALKFAVITNALGIPLALVPLFDSDSPSSDPLQHKAISDSKALIPSLETLFSYLPKNFSTFIADSALDSHNIYSTLKNSFNFSKIVIPLNTRASKNTTPTSDPNIVISEDGVPICKKFNKPFKPEGKCQGKNRSLRFKWICPMSCYKDGKRICSCPQPCTTSKSGRMFYTYPDNFRSFPGINRNSQEFFDLYKKRVAVEQTIYHLKSYMGSDTTQTLDHIPIFSDFLLSAITYSLLFILAHNIKLYCSKLTIKKLSKLKKLIA; the protein is encoded by the coding sequence ATGTTCAAAAACAAACCTAATCAGCTTTCATTTTTAGACTTGTATTCCCACATAAAGGCCTCGGCTCTTTACAAGCCTGAAAGCCTCTTGGGCTTGTTCAACAAATTCATCGACTTGTCCAACTACATACCTTCTTCTTTCTACAAAGCCTACTACAAATACTTCGGTAAGCATAGATACTTCTCTTTAGAATCTATGCTTCTTTGCTTTTTTGTCCAAAAAATCCTTAAACTCAATACCTTAACCCAACTTCGCGCTGTCTTGCTTAACTCATATGAACTTCGCTCATTTTGTAATCTACATGGCAATGTCCCTTCTATCTCTACTTTCTCTCGCTTCAGAAAAATATTTGCAAGCGAAATCCAAAAACTTTTCCAAAATATCTCTATCCATGCACACAATATCTCTATCCAACAATGCCCTGAACTTGCTTCAATCCTAATCTTCGATACAACCGGTATTGTCCCAAAGGTTCGTGAAAACAACCCTAAATTCATTCAATCACTCTTGAAAAATACCTCAAAAGCTAACCCTGAGCTGTCTTCTGACAAAATCTACTCTCTTGTTTATTCTTCTTTGCCTAAAACTGCTAACGCTAATTCTAATATCCGCCTTATGTTCGTAAATGGCCATTTCTGCTGGGCTTTAAAATTTGCTGTCATTACCAACGCTCTCGGTATTCCTTTAGCTTTAGTTCCTCTGTTTGACTCTGATTCTCCTTCGTCAGACCCACTGCAACATAAAGCTATCTCTGACTCTAAAGCTTTAATTCCTTCACTCGAAACTCTATTCTCTTATCTACCTAAAAATTTCTCTACTTTCATCGCTGACAGTGCCTTGGATTCACACAACATCTACTCCACTTTAAAAAATTCTTTCAACTTCTCCAAAATTGTTATCCCTCTAAATACAAGAGCCTCTAAAAATACTACACCTACTTCAGACCCTAATATCGTTATATCTGAAGATGGTGTCCCAATCTGCAAAAAGTTCAATAAACCTTTTAAACCTGAAGGCAAATGTCAAGGCAAAAATCGCTCATTGCGCTTTAAATGGATTTGCCCTATGTCTTGTTACAAAGACGGCAAACGCATCTGCTCTTGCCCTCAGCCTTGTACTACCTCTAAATCGGGCAGAATGTTCTATACATACCCAGATAACTTTCGCTCTTTCCCAGGAATCAACAGAAATTCCCAAGAGTTTTTTGACCTCTACAAAAAACGTGTCGCTGTAGAGCAGACTATTTACCACCTAAAATCCTACATGGGCTCTGATACAACACAAACTCTTGATCATATTCCTATTTTCTCTGATTTCTTGCTCTCTGCTATTACTTATTCGCTCTTATTTATCCTTGCTCACAACATTAAACTCTATTGTTCTAAATTAACTATCAAAAAACTGAGCAAACTTAAAAAACTTATAGCTTAA
- a CDS encoding NAD-dependent epimerase/dehydratase family protein, which translates to MAVLVTGGAGFIGSHIVDKLIERGYDVCIVDNLLSGNVCNINPKAKFYQLDIRDNLEKVFEENKIEYCIHQAAQVSVAKSMEDAYLDCSINVLGTVNLLDYCAKYKVKKFIFASSAAVYGEPEYIPIDENHPLRPESFYGLSKLTSEEYIKMFAHNFNFEYIIFRYSNVYGPRQDPFGEGGVVSIFCERMQSSKDVIIFGDGTQTRDFIYVEDVAEANCVALETSVSGTFNLSTGKNVSVNELFEILSGLTGYKKSPVYQPKRPGDIAHSCLSNNLLKSVLGFSPQFSLLEGLKKTVEYFIDRSV; encoded by the coding sequence TTGGCAGTTCTTGTGACAGGCGGTGCTGGCTTTATTGGGTCGCATATTGTCGACAAGCTCATTGAAAGAGGATATGATGTATGCATTGTGGACAATCTTCTTTCGGGCAATGTTTGTAATATTAATCCAAAAGCTAAGTTTTATCAACTTGACATTCGTGACAATTTAGAAAAAGTATTCGAAGAAAACAAAATTGAATATTGTATACACCAGGCAGCTCAGGTGAGTGTTGCAAAGTCTATGGAAGATGCTTATCTTGATTGCAGTATAAATGTCTTGGGCACGGTTAATCTACTTGATTACTGTGCAAAATACAAAGTGAAAAAATTTATTTTCGCATCCTCAGCAGCAGTTTATGGAGAACCTGAGTATATTCCAATTGACGAAAATCACCCGTTAAGACCAGAATCTTTTTATGGTCTGTCCAAGCTTACTTCGGAAGAATATATCAAGATGTTTGCGCACAATTTTAATTTTGAGTATATCATTTTCAGATATTCAAATGTCTATGGGCCACGGCAGGACCCGTTTGGTGAGGGCGGAGTTGTATCAATTTTTTGTGAACGTATGCAAAGCAGCAAAGATGTAATTATATTTGGAGATGGGACTCAGACAAGAGACTTTATATATGTTGAAGATGTTGCTGAGGCAAACTGCGTTGCACTTGAAACTTCTGTGTCAGGAACATTTAATCTTAGCACTGGCAAAAATGTGTCAGTAAATGAACTGTTTGAGATTCTCTCAGGCTTGACAGGATACAAAAAAAGTCCTGTGTATCAGCCAAAACGCCCCGGCGATATAGCACACAGCTGTCTTTCAAATAATCTTTTAAAAAGTGTATTAGGATTTTCACCACAGTTTTCACTTTTGGAAGGGTTGAAAAAAACAGTCGAATATTTTATTGATAGGTCTGTTTAA
- a CDS encoding DUF1292 domain-containing protein, which translates to MDMFDNVVTLVDEEGREISFEMLDKVNYNGNDYIVLLPLEEMEKEDEEAEVVILRIEDRDGEEVYVGVEDEEELENVFEIFQSRFDEEDFDMYDEDEE; encoded by the coding sequence ATGGATATGTTTGACAATGTAGTAACATTGGTAGATGAGGAAGGAAGAGAGATATCTTTTGAGATGCTTGATAAGGTCAATTACAATGGCAATGACTATATAGTACTTCTTCCTTTAGAGGAGATGGAGAAAGAAGACGAAGAGGCTGAGGTTGTAATTCTCAGAATTGAAGACAGAGACGGTGAAGAGGTATATGTGGGTGTAGAAGACGAAGAAGAGCTTGAAAATGTATTTGAAATCTTCCAGTCCAGATTTGATGAGGAAGATTTTGATATGTACGACGAGGACGAAGAGTAA
- a CDS encoding IS256 family transposase — protein sequence MENVLTKEQLLEFIRKNNIQSVSDIYESLKDLFKDVLQSFLEAEIEESLGYEKYDVKNKQTTNSRNGYSQNTVKTKFGEMELDIPRDREGKFEPKIIPKYKRDISEIEDKIIALYSRGMTTRDIHEQIKDIYGIEISSEMVSKITEKIIPEIREWQNRPLEKIYPFIFMDAIHYKIKDEGKIVNKAAYVVLGINIEGYKDVLGIWIGESESSKFWLGVLNDLKTRGIEEVLLFCVDGLTGLKEAIEAVFPKSDIQRCIIHQLRNSFKYVSYKHIKEFSRDFKNVYQAVNEEESFENFCQLKEKWGKQYPYAFRSWENNWDSLISFFKFPPEIRKIIYTTNIIEGIHRQFRKVTKTKSVFPNDIALEKMLYLATKNVVRKWTQRYRNWDIILNQLLIMYPDRLREYIK from the coding sequence ATGGAAAATGTTTTAACAAAAGAACAATTGCTCGAATTCATAAGAAAAAATAATATCCAAAGTGTAAGCGACATTTATGAAAGCTTAAAGGACCTATTTAAGGATGTGTTGCAAAGTTTTTTAGAAGCAGAGATTGAAGAAAGTTTAGGCTACGAAAAATATGATGTCAAAAACAAGCAGACAACAAATTCCCGAAATGGTTATAGTCAAAATACTGTCAAAACTAAGTTTGGTGAAATGGAACTTGATATTCCAAGGGATAGAGAAGGTAAATTTGAACCGAAGATAATTCCTAAGTATAAAAGAGACATTTCAGAGATTGAAGACAAAATTATAGCCCTGTATTCAAGAGGAATGACAACACGAGACATTCATGAGCAAATTAAAGATATTTATGGTATCGAAATATCTAGCGAAATGGTTAGCAAAATTACAGAGAAAATTATTCCTGAGATAAGAGAATGGCAAAATAGACCATTGGAAAAGATATATCCATTTATTTTCATGGACGCAATTCATTACAAGATAAAGGATGAGGGTAAAATTGTGAATAAAGCTGCCTATGTTGTTTTGGGTATTAACATTGAAGGATATAAAGATGTTTTAGGAATATGGATTGGAGAAAGTGAAAGCTCCAAGTTTTGGTTGGGTGTTTTAAATGACTTAAAAACAAGAGGAATAGAAGAGGTGTTGTTGTTTTGTGTTGATGGTCTTACAGGTTTAAAAGAAGCAATAGAAGCAGTATTTCCAAAGAGCGATATTCAAAGGTGTATTATTCATCAGCTCAGAAATTCGTTCAAGTATGTTTCATACAAGCATATAAAAGAGTTTTCGAGGGATTTTAAGAATGTATATCAAGCAGTCAATGAAGAAGAGTCGTTTGAAAATTTTTGTCAATTAAAAGAGAAATGGGGGAAACAGTATCCTTATGCGTTCAGAAGCTGGGAAAACAACTGGGATTCACTGATATCGTTTTTTAAGTTTCCCCCAGAGATAAGGAAGATAATTTATACCACAAACATCATAGAAGGAATTCACAGACAGTTTAGGAAAGTGACAAAGACAAAATCAGTGTTTCCAAATGATATAGCATTGGAGAAGATGCTTTATCTTGCAACAAAAAATGTTGTAAGAAAGTGGACACAGAGGTACAGAAATTGGGATATAATATTAAATCAGCTTTTGATAATGTATCCTGACCGTTTGAGAGAGTATATAAAGTAG